CGCCACCTGCTCGGTCTCTGACCTGGACCGTGCCCTGGCGGGGCGGGTGGTCAGGTGGTCGAGCCGGCCACGATGGTCGCGCCGGCCTCGATCGCGTCCAGGTCGCGGGTGGCGAAGCGCAGGTGCTCCCACTCCTCCTCGAGGATGACGTGCAGGCAGGAGCGGGTGGTCTCGGGCTCGCCGGGCGCCCACGGGTTGCGGCGCGGCGTGTCCAGGTCGTCCGGCGTCACGGTGGCCAGGAACTCACGGACCATGGCCACCCGGCCGGCCCGCGCCTCGAGCACGTCGGTCCACGACGGCTGCTCGGTCGTGAGGACCGACATGTCGAAGCCCTCGTCCTCGGCGCCGTCGAAGACCTGGCCGAGCGGGTGGTAGGGCTGCTCGAGCTCCAGGATCGAGCGACCCAGCCAGATGTCCGTCGCCATGACCAGGTGCCGCAGCGTCTGCGCGAAGGACCACTCGCCCCCGACGGACACGTCGACCGTGCCGGCGGGCATGGCCTCTGCGCGGGCGACGGTCGCGGCCCACGCGGGCTCGAGCGCGACCCAGGCCGCGCGCAGGCCTTCCGGGTCGGCGGCCCGTCGGTCGGCCCGGCCCGGGAACCGTCGGTCCAGCTCCGCCTCGACGAAGGGGATCACGTCGACGCCGTTGACCCGCAGGTGGCCGCCGTGCGGGAGCCACGGCGCGTCGATGTCCATCCGCGCGACCTCGACGCCACGCATGACGGCCCCGGAGAGGTCGCTCTCGGTGATCCGGGCGCCGCGCAGGCTCACGCCGACGAACTCCGCGCCGGCCAGGTCGTCGTCCCGC
This region of Actinomycetes bacterium genomic DNA includes:
- a CDS encoding DinB family protein, whose translation is MAYVVAQLDEIEELDDAGCTYRPIRHHLGVTAFGVTAWTARAAGDVVVSGHDAGDPTADQELFLVLGGHAVFEVDGERVDAPVGTLVCVPPRTTRSATAQEDGTTVLAVEGTPGRSYAARGWELWAPLAPLYAAGQHAEVADRLTAIVVTSPQYPMLFFNLACCESLTGRTTDALDHLRRAIELSEEFRRAAEHDSDLDPIRDDPAFEELLSSRREGAGTRFTRDDDLAGAEFVGVSLRGARITESDLSGAVMRGVEVARMDIDAPWLPHGGHLRVNGVDVIPFVEAELDRRFPGRADRRAADPEGLRAAWVALEPAWAATVARAEAMPAGTVDVSVGGEWSFAQTLRHLVMATDIWLGRSILELEQPYHPLGQVFDGAEDEGFDMSVLTTEQPSWTDVLEARAGRVAMVREFLATVTPDDLDTPRRNPWAPGEPETTRSCLHVILEEEWEHLRFATRDLDAIEAGATIVAGSTT